The proteins below come from a single Streptomyces sp. B3I8 genomic window:
- a CDS encoding IS110 family transposase — protein sequence MTTRQRSTSSTTDPPVPSEVVLGVDTHGEVHVAAVVSPLGKILGTESFPATAAGYRQLLVWARKRGTVRRAGVEGTGTFGAGLSRYLLAQQIQVFEVNRPDRSARRLLGKSDPLDAQAAARAVLSGRARARAKSGDGPVQSARLFKLAKDSAVKARTQAINQLKAVLVIADPVLREQLSGLGNAELFRTCARLGPPDAEGDEDAVAQATHLTLRMLAERIEQLTGQINELNQRLTGLVEHHAPQLLEPVGIGPDSAVTLLITMGDNPERLNTEASFAALCGVSPIEYSSGRRSTHRLNHGGDRQANAALHRIVFTRLRHDPRTQAYYERRTQEGKTRREIIRCLKRYAAREVFNLVRRVARTPAL from the coding sequence ATGACGACCAGACAGCGCAGCACCTCCTCCACCACGGATCCTCCTGTTCCGAGCGAGGTCGTCCTGGGCGTGGACACGCACGGCGAGGTGCATGTCGCCGCCGTGGTCTCCCCGCTCGGGAAGATCCTGGGCACGGAGTCCTTTCCGGCCACGGCGGCCGGCTACCGGCAGCTGCTCGTGTGGGCCCGTAAGCGGGGGACGGTGCGCCGGGCCGGTGTGGAGGGCACCGGCACCTTCGGCGCGGGCCTGTCCCGCTACCTGTTGGCCCAGCAGATCCAGGTGTTCGAAGTGAACCGGCCCGACCGCTCGGCCCGCCGACTGCTCGGGAAGTCGGACCCGCTCGACGCGCAGGCTGCCGCGCGGGCCGTGCTCAGCGGTCGCGCCCGGGCCCGGGCCAAGTCCGGTGACGGTCCGGTGCAAAGTGCCCGGTTGTTCAAGCTCGCCAAGGACTCCGCGGTCAAGGCCCGCACCCAGGCGATCAACCAGCTCAAGGCCGTCCTGGTAATCGCCGACCCCGTTCTGCGGGAACAGCTCTCCGGCCTGGGCAATGCCGAGCTGTTCCGCACCTGCGCACGCCTCGGCCCACCCGACGCTGAGGGAGACGAGGACGCGGTGGCACAGGCCACCCACCTGACGTTGCGCATGCTCGCCGAGCGTATCGAGCAGCTCACTGGGCAGATCAATGAGCTGAACCAGCGCCTGACCGGGCTCGTCGAACACCACGCCCCACAGCTGCTCGAACCGGTGGGCATCGGCCCGGACAGCGCCGTCACGCTCCTGATCACCATGGGAGACAACCCCGAGCGACTGAACACCGAGGCGTCGTTTGCTGCCCTTTGCGGAGTCAGCCCCATCGAGTACTCCTCCGGCCGTCGGAGCACGCACCGGCTCAATCACGGCGGCGATCGCCAGGCCAACGCGGCCCTGCACCGCATCGTCTTCACCCGCCTGCGCCACGACCCGCGCACCCAGGCGTACTACGAACGCCGCACCCAGGAGGGCAAGACCCGCCGTGAGATCATCCGATGCCTCAAGCGATACGCAGCCCGCGAGGTATTCAACCTGGTCAGACGGGTTGCCCGCACCCCCGCGTTATAG